The stretch of DNA CTTGGTATTTTCTAGTGTATACGCCAGATATTGCTAGATACCTACTGAAGCAGAACTGAAGCTTGGTGGTGCAGTGTATACAGTTTAGTGGAGTAGGGCTTCCTAAGGGAGCTAGTGACTTAATTAGATcacggggaggggaggagaacCCTGGTGGTCAATGGACCAGGCTCTAAAGTAGGCAACCAGGGTTCAAATCCTCGTGGTGCCGTTCTCACTAGAATTTCGAGGGCAGACATCAGTCAGGCGTATCATAGAGAGAACCTGATCCATATCGTCCTGCGACGCAGGGGCTATTCTATCCTCTGGCCCCTACTTAATTAGATCACAGCTCACTGGATCTGGTTTTCAGTTATGGTGAGCATGCTGTTGAATACCACAGTTGCAGGGATGTGCACTAGACAGGACTGTGATATGAAGAAGAGAATTTAGTGTCCTGAATTATTTCTACATCATTATTCTGTGCATTGCGAATTCTAATAGCAGTAAAAGATGCATTCACATTGACAATGGTCCTGGGCCCAAGCTACCGGGACATTAAATGGTATGGGCTTTCCATAGTTCCATTCTAACTGCAATACTGGACTCAAAGTACCAGGAGAATATAAACCATAAAGTTATCACAATACAGTATGCTCATAACTGGATCGTTGCTGAAGCAATAAATCTGAACATTGTGTAGGGCAAGCATGGGCCTGCGTTAGAATTTTGAAGAAACATAAGCTAGACTAGAGATGCTATAATTCAAAAACTAAGGTATCTACTCCATAATGGCTCCTGTATATGATCTTGTTTGCCATTGAATCATATGTATATGTCTAATTAATGATGAAAAAATTGTATGTAATGGAACTTTGGGCTTAATATGCATACAAATATTGTAGATGACAAGGGGGGACCATCAGAAAGATAATGAAAAAAGTAAGTATTCAGGAGGATTTTTTTGTTATATAGTTTGTTATTCTTGACATACAGTGCTCCATATACACATAATACTTCCACATTTTACTTAGAGGAATTACTTAAATGTAAAGCTGGACCTAGTCAAGGTGCAGTGCCACCTTTTGCCTGCTGAATCGGGTTAAACCTCCTCGAATCACTGATACGTTTATAGTTGCAACAGTTTAGTTCTCAAGTTCAAGGCTGAGTGACATAAATTTGTAAAGCATAGGGTCTAAACTGCATTTTCCTATGGAGAAATAACATGGTTGGCATGTTCGTGTACTGTGTAGCAATTGGAACGGGATGCATGACCTGACCCTTATCACATTTTTGCAAATGTCCTCCTAGTTGTCATTTTCTAAAGTTACTTAGATTGATTATGTAaaacttttttttgaaggaacgATTATGTAGAATACATGAAAGAAAAAATCAAATTGTGGTGAAGCATGGACACTTGATCAATAAATTAACTTAATATTGCACTATGATTATAATTTGATACTGATGTTCTGTGAAGCAAGGTTAGGTTTgagtgttttttctttttcagggTGGTGGTAAGAGTCACAACTTCATCTGAACCAACCTTGTAAAACTTGGAAATAAATTATACTTCTACCAACTACTTGATAAATTTCTTTCGTTAAATGATGCATCCGCTTGACTAAGAAGATGTTAGTGTAGCAGACATCACCTAAATTCTGCAGTTCATCTCCATTAGAAATGGGCCATGTTTGCATGCTGAATATCTGCTAAATGGTACACACCTGTAGATGTAGAAGCATTTCATTCCTTGATTAAATATCTATTGTTAtatttcttttctgttttttcttttgtatttatttttcatcaatTCTGTTCTGTATTTTGATGAAATAGGTACCTGAATGATGTGGACTATTATGGAGGCTTTGAGCAAGATGAGCTTGAGGAACTCTTTGAGGCCATGCGATCAAACTACAAGGCCTGGTGCTCAGgttttgcaccactttgtgTTGGAGGAGACATGGAATCGGTGGCAGTTCAGGAGTTTAGCCGGACACTATTCAACATACGTCCAGACATTGCACTAAGTGTTGCCCAGACGATATTCCAGAGCGACGTGCGCAGCCTCCTCCCGCTCGTTAGTGTCCCATGCCACATCATTCAAAGCACAAAGGATCTTGCTGTGCCAGTCGTCGTGTCTGAGTACCTGCACAAGCACATCGGCAGTGATTCTATTGTTGAGGTGATGCCGTCTGAAGGCCATCTCCCCCAGCTTAGCTCTCCAGACATTGTCATCCCCGTCTTGCTCCGACACATTCAGCATGATATTGCAGTCTAGGTTGGACAACGATTCCTCCAAGACGATGAGCATCCGAAGCTGTCTACTGCCAGTGTTTGTAACCCCCCACCCCGCCCCCCGCCCGCCCGCGTAGTTTTCTACATAGGATTGCATCTCTTTGATGTTCTAATAAGATTTCCATGTTGTTATTGGTGGTGGAaattgttggggattggactgtCGGGAATGCGCCCGGAGGTTAATCCCAGCCTCGAAAACATCTCCTAACCGACAGCAGGGCTCCGGTGTTGGGTAACAAGCGCGCACGAAGAGTGTTCGGTGCCAACAAAGACACCGGGGACCGAGAAGCTCACATTCGGGACCGAAGGTGAGGGCCGAACACTCAGGTGCACAAGCCTGAGGTCCGCAACCTGTGAAGCTTCGAAGGAGTCACCTTCGAGAGACCGAAGGAGACAGTCGATCGCACCGTCGGCAGTCCGAAGGTGACAAGTGGCTACTCAGAAGCACAATCTTAAAAATCAAGACCTTCGCCGCCGACAAACGAAGGATCCCATCTTCGGGCGGCCGAAGGTGACGGCTGATCGCTTGAAGACGGAGCATTCAGGGGTGCGACCTCCGAAGTACCTCAAAGGACTCGAAGCCCTTCGGCGGGTGTAGCCGTGTgtgtaaaacgtgaatacgtgagaaTGTCGGATTTGTACatctctcaccttgtaattttacctcgAAACCGGctgtaagtgagctgtaaatgagttggaaggGGGCAATTTGGGGAAACCTGGCCGAGgcctaggggtataaatagccccttctctccacagtgtaatgGGTGGAATTTTTTGGTTATTGCTGGAGAATTAAGTGTCTACTTTCATTGCCATTTTCATACTATTCATGCTCCATGTTTGGGTATCTAAGAAGCTGagatcccaacagcggcgcccacCGTTCCAGCTCGAAAAACAACCTTCGATGGCCCCAGCGAAGAAGAAAGCCTCCGCCGGCACCACAAGCAACACCACTGAGCAGCACGAGCAGCACGAAGAAGCCAACACACGAATTGAAGACATCAACAACGAAACTGTTCTTCATGGAGATCCGGTTGATCACACCGAAAACACTGAAGCTCATCAAAACCAATCCGCGGAGCTCACAGAAACAGCACTCAAGTTCAAGGCCCTTGAAATGAAGAAAAGGAACATCGAAGCTCATCTCgccaccaaaaagagggcactGGACCAGGCAAACAAACTAGCTGAGGCCAGGCGCAAACTAGCAGAAATGGAGGCGGAAGTTGAGAATTTGCagagggcataccaagaaatgcccgaaggttcTGTCCAACAACAAAACCGCACCATCCACCAGACAACCTTCGCTCACAATGAAGACCGAAGGCCACCACCGGTCAACCTCCCATATGACCCGACCTCACCACTCTCAGTCGCTCtgcagcgaacttcatggccgctcGGCTACAAGCCTACACAGCTCCCCAAGTACAATGCAACAACTGATCCAACccagttcctcatggcctacgaagcaaccatcgcttcggccggaggtgacgactcaaccatggccaagtccttcgtcatggctTGCGAAGGTTCTGTGGCCAACTGGTATTCATACCTTCCCCCACAATCAATCAATAACGGGTACCAGCtgaaaggaaggctcctccaggacttccaaGGTTTCAGAAGGCTAGATAACAACACTGTGAAAGATTTCAAGTGCCCACAGCATGACCGTGAGCCTCTCTATGACTATTTCCGGAGGTTCGTTCAGAAGAAGGCTCAAATCCCAAACTTCCCAGAGAAAGATGCGATTGAGAAATGCATCGAAGGTCTCCTGCCTGGCCAGCTTGCTTCTCATCTCACAAGAGAGCCCCCGAGGACCCTGGAGGAGCTCTACACAGAAGCAAAGAAATACGCGAAGTCAGACGCTGACCACCGCAGAAGAGTagagcaaagaagaatcatgcgTCAGGCAGAAAAATACAATCAGCAAACATGGCAGTAAGAGAAACAGCCAGCTCAGCAACTCATTTTACTTGTGGAACCCTCACAAGATGATGAGGAACAATTAACCTTCGATCCCTTCATGATACCACCAGTGTCGGAACCTCAACACTCAAATGACAAGCAACCTTCGTCCAGAGCACGGGGCAGAGgtcgcggcagaggaaggggccgaggtcgtggaccttcgcgcgagcccaaaaaattcttctgtcacttccacgggtctgactccgaccacagaacaaaccagtgcccagagaagaagaagacccttgaCAGAATGGAGTCCGAGAAAAAAGCCAAGCTAGTTGGGCATACTACATGGCCTCAGACTCCACAAGCTCCTCAACAAATACAGTACACACAACCTTCGTTCGTTCCACCCCCCCATTTACCCAAGCATACCACCCACCCATGTTCAACTATAACTACAACCACAACTGGCAGCCGCAGCCAAACCCGCAAACACAACCCAGTCAACCCACCACCCAAGTTCAACCAACAGAAGAGCAACTGCCACCACCCCCAGCccacccaccaaaacaagaaaaccaaaccacaaatgGCCACCCCGCGGCACTACCAACCTTCGGgatgatcatgcccatctccggaGGATCCACCTTGGACTTCGAAAACAATAGACGGCGCAGAGACTACTTCAGGAAAGTCCATTACATCGtctccgaaggtccaaccaagagaacccagtggtcacactctccgatcaccttctccgaagaagatgtcaacctcatcagctacccacacacagatgctcttgtcatcgaggcaaacattcagGGCTGGAGGATTGGCAAGATACTGGTTGACACTGGCAGCTCTGTAGACATCATCTTTTCCGACACCTTCGACAAGATGGGCATCGACCGAAGCCTGCTTCAGCCTTCGAATATCCCTTTAATGGGCTTC from Panicum virgatum strain AP13 chromosome 9K, P.virgatum_v5, whole genome shotgun sequence encodes:
- the LOC120651986 gene encoding probable esterase D14L — translated: MGIVEEAHNLRVVGEGKRGVIVLAHGFGTDQSVWKHLVPHLVADYRVVLFDTMGAGPTNPDYFDFARYATLEGYALDLLAILQELGVDSCIYVGHSVSAVIGALASISRPDLFTKLVLLSASPRYLNDVDYYGGFEQDELEELFEAMRSNYKAWCSGFAPLCVGGDMESVAVQEFSRTLFNIRPDIALSVAQTIFQSDVRSLLPLVSVPCHIIQSTKDLAVPVVVSEYLHKHIGSDSIVEVMPSEGHLPQLSSPDIVIPVLLRHIQHDIAV